The DNA sequence TATTGACGCCACAGGAATGCGGTTCAACCCGGATCACGCCCGTGTCCTGATTGACAAGATCTGCAGCCAGACTCAGATAAAGTTTGCCGTGGTCAACAGTATCGAATCCCGTGTCATGCTCCAGGGGCTGTCGGCCAACTTCGTTCCAGCCATAAGCCTGCTTCACGAATTTTCCGCGTATACCCGCCCGAAAACCGCTTTCCTTGAAAGCATGTTCTGGTCGACGCGCACGGTCTTCTCCTCCAGCGTCATTCATCGAAGCGCCATACAGGACTTCCCGAATCTGGCCAACTTTGAAGCGGATATCCTTCCGCAGGGTCGCTGCGAAGTTACTTTTGCCAAGGTAGACGAACATGAAGTTGCTCGGGAAGAGACGCGCCTCAGAAACATCTTCAGCACGCTGAAGAAAGGCAATAAACGAATCGTGCTCGGCGCAGGACTGGTTCAACTGCGCAAAGGCGTTGATCTGTTCATTGATTGTGCTGCCCGTGTTCTGGAAAACGGTGAAATGAACGACCTGCACTTCGTGTGGGTTGGCAAAGGATACGATCCGGAAAACGACGTCCAGTACTCCGCCTACCTTTTCGATCAGATTCGACGGGCCGGCCTTGAAGATCATGTGACCTTCATTTCTGAAACATCGGCGATCCAGGTCGTTTACGACGAGGCCTCAGCCGTGCTGATCACCTCGCGCCTCGATCCATTGCCCAATGTGGCAATTGACGCCATCAGCCGTGGACTGCCTGTCCTGTGCTTCGCCGAAACCACGGGCATCGTCGACTTTCTTGACGAGTGCGGCTTGCGCGAAGCGTGTGTGGCGCGGTATCTGAACGTGTCGGACATGGCCCGCAAGCTGACAGCATTGATGACCGATCCAGCCAGCATGTCGACCATCGGCGAAACCCTGAAGTCGGCATCCGCCCATCGTTTTGCGATGCAGACCTATATCGACGGTCTGGAGTCCATCGCGATCGAAGCGATTGCCCAAGCGGCTCAGGAAAAGCTCGACTTCACCACGATCGAACAGGCAGCCGTCTACCGAAGCGATTTCATTCCGCGGTATCACAGAACCATTTCCGATTTCGACACATTGCGCATGCATGGACGTTCCTGGGCCAACAACATCAAAGAGAGAAGGTTGTTTCCAGGTTTCCATCCAGCCATTTTTGCCGAGCAGTCCAGCGATTACCGGGCAGGCCAGAATCCACTTGCCTGCTATCTGCGGGCCGGAAAACCGGATGGCCCCTGGATTGATGAAGTACTTACCCCGTCCTCGCCCGTCACCGCTGATGTGCAGCAGGGCCGGGTTGCGCTGCATGTTCACGTCTTCTATGCCGACCTGTTCGACGAGGTCCTCGATTGCCTGTCCATCAACAAGGTGCGTCCCGACCTGTTCCTCAGCGCACCCAATGATCAGGTCAAGGCAGAACTCGAAACCCTGAAGTCCAGGTATACCGGCAATGTGGTCGCCATTGAGGTTGTGCCAAACAGGGGTCGCGACATCGGCCCGTTTCTGACGTCTTTCAACCGACGCCATTTGCGGGACTACGACGTCATCGGCCACTTTCACACCAAAAAAAGCAAGGATCAGAGCAATCCCGAAGTCGGCAGTGTCTGGTACGACTTCCTGCTTGAAAACCTGCTGGGACGTGCCCATCCAATGGCGGACGTCATCATTTCCAGATTGCTAAGTGATCAACGCGTAGGCATGGTGTTCGCTGACGATCCGCATATTGTCTGCTGGGGCAAGAATCGTAGCTACGCCGAGGAGCTTCAGGTACGTCTTGGCCTTTCTGAATTACCGGAAAACATTGTATTTCCGGTGGGCAGCATGTTCTGGGCGCGAACCGAAAGCCTTCGCTCGCTGGACGCATTGGAGTTGTCCTGGGACGACTACCCGGCCGAGCCACTTCCGTATGACGGAAGCATGCTGCACGCACTGGAGCGTTTGTTCCCCCTTATCGTACAAAGCAACGGCTATGACATCGCGTTGACCAACGTTAAAAGCATTACGAGATAACATGAAAATACTCATTTTTGGTGGTGGTGGTTTTATTGGCTCGGCGATTGCCGACCGTCTGCTGGCCGACGGTCACTCACTGCGCATCTTCGAGCGACCGAGGGTTGAAGCCTACCGAAAATTCGAAACAACCGAGTCCGTCGAATGGGTCACCGGCGACTTGATGAGCAAACATGACGTCACTGAAGCGATCGACGGAATGGACGCAGTGCTGCACCTGGTCTCCACCACCCTGCCGAAAACCTCTAACGACGATCCGATCTACGACGTCCAGAGCAACCTGGTTGCGACGCTGCAAATGCTGGAAGCGATGGTGGCAAAGGGTGTCTCGCGCATTGTGTTCATCTCTTCAGGTGGCACGGTGTATGGCGCACCTAACTATTTGCCAGTGGACGAAAAGCACCCTACCGACCCTCAGGTGTCGTACGGCATCACCAAGCTGGCCATTGAGAAATACCTGCTGATGTATCAACACCTTCACGGCATAAAAGCCACTGTGCTGCGGGTTACAAACCCCTATGGAGAACGCCAGCGAGTGGAAACTGCACAGGGCGCCGTCGGCGTATTCCTGAGCCGTGCTCTGAAAAATGAATCGATTCAGGTATGGGGAGATGGCAGCGTCACCCGCGACTACATTTACGTGTCGGACGTAGCCGAAGCCTTCGCCCTGGCCCTCAAATACGAAGGTCCTCACAGCGTTTTCAATATCAGCTCGGGCAAGGGTGTTTCCATCAATGAGCTGATTGAGCGAATCGAGACCGTGCTCGGCGGTGCAATAGACAAGCTTTATCTGGCAGGCCGATCGTATGACGTTCCGATAAACGTGCTGGATAACACGCTGGCGGCACAGGAACTCAACTGGACGCCGAAGGTGGATCTGGAAGAAGGGTTGAACCTGACCAGTGCCTGGATGAAGAGAACACTCGGCAAATGACGGACTCTTGCAATATCAAAGCGTCAGTCGTCATTCCCACAAAAAATGGTGGCAGTCGCTTCCGCTCGGTCTTGAAAGCTGTTCTGGAACAGAAGACGAACTGGCCCTTTGAAGTCATTGTGATTGACTCCGGTTCAAGCGATCAGACCTTGGCCATTGCCAGTGCGAATCCGGCAGTGCGTATCATCAATGTCGAACCGACAGATTTCCAGCATGGACGCACCCGCAATACCGCGATCGGGCAGGCCAAGGGCGAATTCATCGCTATGATCACCCAAGACGCTCAACCGGTTGCAGAAAATTGGCTGCACTCACTGGTCGAAAAAATCGAATCGGATGAGCAGATTGCCGGCGTGTTTGGCCGCCATATCGCCTACGATGACGCCTCATTATTCACCCGCGAAGAGCTGGTTCAGCATTTTTCGGGCTTTCAATCACAACCGGTGGTGCAACTGACTGACCAGGAACGCTACCGCAACGACCCTGGTTACCAGCAGTTTTTGTATTTTTTCTCCGACAATAACGCATTGCTTCGACGGTCGGTCTGGGAGCGGCACCCATACCCTGAGGTTGACTTTTCCGAAGATCAGGCATGGGCACGCATCATCATCGAAGCTGGGTATAAAAAAGCCTACAGCCACGATGCTGTCGTATATCACTCGCATAATTATGGGCTCTGGGAACGCTTCCAGCGCAGCTTCGATGAAAGCATGGCACTGGACGAACTCTTTCATTACGAGCAGCCCAAAGGCCTACTAGTACCATTGCGTAGCTGGATTGGGCTGACACTGCGGGATCTGAGATCGGTACGTCATAATCTGTCAAAAGAAGGTCTAGGCTTGATTCTGCCGACAATCAGAGCGCCCATCGATAATCTGATGCGGGTCTGCGGAAGTTGGCTGGGCGTGCGGTCAGCACTCATGTCTCCCACACTGATCGCGTTTTGCTCGCGAGACAAAAAACTTAAACGGATGAAACGTAAGTCGTGAATGCTCATTTACTGGCAGCTCAAGTAAAAAAAGCGCTGCATCATATCAGGCAAGAAGGACTCTCCTCCTTCCTCAACATATTGTCGCGGCGCTTCAGGAGTTCACGCTCACTGTTTACCAAGCCTGACGTCATGCACGCTTACCGCTTTCTGAAGTTTGCACCTGAGGTTCAGTACCCGGACAACGCATTAAGCAACGGTGAAAGAACCATTAACTGGTACATACCACCAATAGGAAAAGGTTCAGGCGGACACCTCAACCTCTTCCGTTTTATGCAACATCTCGGAAACCTGGGCTTTACCAATCGAGTCGTTATTGTGGAGGACGATGGGGAGCGGTCCAGCGTCAAAGTGAAATCAACAATAAAATCCTGGTTCAATATCGACAACGTAGAGGTCTACTTTGTTGATGGTGTAGTGCCATCGGCGGCCGCATCAATCGCTACGTCCTGGCAGACCGCGTATGCCGTGAAAAATCTCGTAGCATTGACTCATAAATGCTACTTCGTACAAGACTATGAACCTTGGTTCTATCCGGCCGGAAGTGAATACGCTCTCGCGGAACAGACCTATCGATTTGGTTTCCATGGCTTTACAGCCGGCAGTTGGCTTTCGACACTACTAAGTCGCGAATTTGACATGTCGACAACTGCGCTGGGTTTTTCGTTCGACAGAGCCCTGTACAAACCTCATCCGAAAGATAATACGATACACAAGCGTGTCTTCTTCTATGTACGGCCGCCGACCGCGCGAAGAGCTTTTGACCTGGGTGTACTGGTACTCGCGGAACTTGCACGGCGTATTCCAGATATAACCGTGGTGATGGCCGGATGGGACGTTCACCATTACACATTTCCGTTTGCTTGCGATCATGCCGGGCTCAAGAACCCTGAGCAACTCGCTGAGCTTTACAGCTCCTGCGATGCAGCATTGGTATTGTCGTTATCAAACCTGTCGCTTTTGCCTCTCGAAATCATGGCCTGTGGCGTACCTGTTGTCAGTAATCGCGCTGAATGTACTGAATGGTTGCTGGACGATAAAATTGCAATGTTGGCTGAACCAACAGTCGATGCATTATCGTGTGCATTGGAGAAGGTACTGAGTTTTCCGGCACTTGCGCAACAGCTCAAGGAAAACGCTTTCGCGTTTACCGCGTCGGCCTCGTGGTCGGCGGAGGGAGACAAAATGGCTCAGAGGCTTCACGAAATATTTTCAAGCCCCCCCCCTACTTTCGAGCCAGCTTCGGAGACACAGGCATCAAGCTTTACGGAGAATTCGTCATACAGATCCGAAAATTTTGACTCAATACCTGGTGACAAAAGCCGACGCCGGACATAAATACAAAAAGGCCCTTCAGAGATCGGTCGCTGCCTGAGTCGTTAATTGGTCGTGCTGACCGAGGACAAACCTAACGGGAAACACAGAAGGGCTGGCTGCAATGGTTAGCCATCTAAAAGCCACCTTTCGTTCAACACACTCAGGGACCGAACTCATCACACCACGTGCGGCTTTCCAGAAAACGCGGCTCATTCCTCAAAAGGAAGTCAGCGGACGTAGCCCTTGGCCGAGACGAGGCGGCTATGAAAAAAGCGGTGTTCGTGCTAAATTTTTGCGCCACTGAAAGCCTGCTTATAACTTGGTAGCGTTTTACTAAAGCTGTTTGCTGTTTTCCTAGATTCACTTTTACTGGGGCCGTTTTTCCTGCCCAGTACTCAGGGAAGAACTCCTTTGACTGTCCATACCCCTCCTTCCTCGCTCCCACTCGTTGTCGATCTGGATGGCACCTTGTTGCGCTCCGATCTGCTATTGGAAACCGGTATGGCTTTCGTCAGGCACCAGCCGATGAGTCTACTCAAACCTTTTTCCTGGCTACTTAAAGGCAAGGCTGCCTTGAAAGAAGGTTTGGCAAACGCGACCCATCTCGATGTGACCACCCTGCCCTATGATCCAGAGCTGATCGCCCTCATTGAGGCAGAGCGCAAACAAGGTCGAAGCGTAGTCCTGGCGACTGCCAGCCACCACTCGTTGGCTGAGCGTATCGCCGACCACTTGAAGCTGTTTGACCGCGTCCTGGCCTCCGACAGTGATGTTAATCTGTCATCGCATAAAAAGCGGGATATATTGGTCAAACTCTACGGGGAGAAAGGGTTCGATTACATTGGTAACTCGCTCGACGACATTTCGGTATGGAAGTCAGCTCGTGAAGCTTATGTCGTCAACCCTGAGTCCGGGGTTGAAAGACGAGCTTTCGCGCAAGGAAATGTCAAACAAGTTATTAAATCCAACCCGTCAGGACTGGATCAATGGATGAAGGCACTTCGTCTACACCAGTGGATGAAAAACGCCCTCATCTTTGTTCCCTTACTCGCCGCGCACCAGATAACCAACCCGCTGTTGGTCTGGCAGGGCATCCTGGCGTTTCTGCTCTTTGGTTTATGCGCCTCAAGCGTGTACCTCTTGAATGATCTTCTCGACCTCGCGGATGATCGTCACCATATTTCCAAGCGCAACCGCCCTTTTGCGGCAGGCCACCTTTCAATACGATCCGGACTTATCGTATTTCCCGGATTGCTCGTTGCCGCCTTTGCCGGTGCGCTATTGCTTTTACCCGGGGAGTTTGCCGGCGTTCTGGCTGCGTATTATGTTTTGACATTGGCTTACTCATTGTCACTAAAACGACATATGGCAATCGATGTCATTTCACTGGCCTTGCTTTATACACTGCGGATTATTGCAGGTGCAGCCGCGACCAGCTTGGAGCTGACCTTCTGGATTCTCGCGTTCTCAATGTTCATCTTCCTCAGCCTGGCGCTGGTGAAACGTTATGCAGAGCTGCGAGATGCGCGCAAAAAGGGACACACCGAAAAAACCCGTGGTCGCGGCTACTATCCCGACGACCTGGAAATGATTTCGTCCCTGGGCGCATCTTCCGGATATCTGGCGGTGATGGTGCTGGCGCTCTACATTCATGATCAAGCGACGAATGAACTCTATTCCCATCCGCAGGTAATCTGGCTAGCTTGCCCTTTGCTGCTTTTCTGGATTACTCGGATATGGATGCTGACTCACCGTGGACAGATGCATGATGATCCAGTGGTTTTTGCCGCTCGTGACCGTATCAGTCTGGTAGTAGGCGCATTGTTTGCACTAGTGTTTTGGGTTGCGGCATGACTGAGACTCGGTACTCATGGGGGCGCTACCCCAACGCCCCACAAGACGCTCACACCTGTAGCTGGCGCAGCGAAGTATCCGAATTGTTGAGTCAGGTGATTGCCGGCCATGGCTCCACTCTCCCGTTCGGCAATGGACGCAGTTATGGCGACAGTTGCCTGGCGGCCAGCGACCATGTCGTGCAACTCCGCACTCTGGATCGCTTTATAGACGTTGATTGGGAGCACGGCGTTGTAATTGCCGAGTCCGGCGTTACCCTCTCAGAAATCCTGGCACTGAGCATCCCCAAAGGATGGTTCCTGTCTGTTACACCCGGAACTCAATTCGTTACCCTGGGTGGTGCTATTGCAAATGACGTTCATGGAAAAAACCATCATCTACGCGGAACATTTGGCAGTCACGTTCACAGCTTCGGCTTACTGCGGCAAGGGGAGGGCCTGTTGTCATGCTCACTGTCAGAAAACTCGGAGCTGTTCGCGGCGACTATCGGAGGCCTTGGCCTGACCGGTGTCATCACTTGGGCGAAAATCCAGTTGATGCCGATAAACTCAAGCCAAATCGACAGCACGGTAGTGCGCTTCGATAACCTGAGCGAATTTTTCAAGCTCTCCGCAAACCTAGATCATCAACACGAATATAGCGTGGCCTGGGTCGACTGCCTGGCGCAAGGCTCTAAAACAGGGCGCGGAGTGTTCATTGTCGGGGATCATGCGCCTTACGGGTCACTGAGTGTAGAGAAACCTAAAAAGCTACAGGTGCCAATAACACCCCCGCTCTCGCTGATCAACAACCTCTCGCTGCATGCGTTCAATGAAGCCTATTGGCGAGTACATCCCAAGACCCCTTCGCGTCGCTGGGGAAGCTACGAACCGTTCTTTTATCCGCTAGATCGGATTCTTGACTGGAACCGTATCTACGGGCGAAAAGGGTTTCAACAGTATCAGTGCGTTATACCAGACGATGCGGCCGAGGTAGCTATGAACGAGCTGCTGGCCGCGATTGCTGCTTCCGGACAAGGTTCATTCCTGGCCGTACTCAAACGCTGTGGCGATGCTGTTTCACCAGGATTGTTATCGTTTCCGATGCCGGGTACTTCACTCGCATTGGATTTTCCGCAAAAGGCCAATTTAACAACGTTGTTCAAACGCATGGATTCGATCGTCCATCAGGCCGGCGGTCGACTTTACCCCGCCAAAGATGCCCATATGAGCGGCAATGACTTCCGCCAGGCTTACCCGGCCTGGGAACAACTGGAAGCACTGCGCGATCCGTGCCTAATATCCCGTTTTTGGAAACGAGTCATTTCATGAAAAAGGTTTTGATTGTCGGAGCAACGTCGTCCATTGCCAGTGCTTGCGCACGTCTGTGGGCACAACAAGGAAGTGAGTTCTTTCTGGTTGCCCGGAATGCCGAGAAACTTGAACAGACTCGTGCCGATCTCATCGCGCAGGGCGCCAACGCTGTAACCGTATACACGATGGATGCTGTCGATTACTCAGCCCATCCCGCCATGCTGGAAAGTTGCCTGACCGCCTTGCACCAGATTGATATTGCCTTGATTGCCCACGGCACCCTGCCGGATCAGAAGGTTTGCGAAAACGATGTAAAGATTGCCCTCACAGAGTTAGCCAACAACGGTATCTCGGTCATTGCCCTACTGACATTGTTGGCTAATCATTTTGAAAAACAACACTGTGGCACATTGGCAGTCATTTCCTCCGTGGCGGGAGATCGTGGCCGTCCTTCCAACTATCTGTACGGCACCGCAAAAGCCGCTGTTTCCACATTCTGTGAAGGCTTGCGTGCACGCATGTTCAAGGTTGGTGTACATGTAATAGATATCAAGCCTGGCTTCGTTGACACCCCGATGACCAAAGGCTTGCCTTTACCAGGACCGTTGGTCAGCAAACCCGAGCAGGTCGCACTGCGCATCGTCAAGGGCATTGAACGAAAAGTTGATATTCTCTATACACCGGGATTCTGGGCTTTGATCATGTTGATTATTAAAAATGTACCAGGCTTTGTGTTCAAAAGAGCAAATCTTTGAATAAAACATCACTGTATTTAAAGCCTTTGGAATACAGCCAACGATGAACATCGAGAAACACCTGCCACTACATCAGTTTGAATTTTTAAGCTTTTTAGATAAAGGGATCAGACTTTTCCTCATTTTTACTATTTTTTGTGTATTCATTCCGCCGAATCCTACAGTGCCCATGGAAGTGCTGGACAATTCATGGATGTTCGGAATGAATCAGGCCACCGCACAGCACTTGGCATTCGGCCGCGACATCATCTTCACATTCGGCCCATATGCATCGATCTACACGAAAGAATACCATCCCGCCACCGACCTGCTGATGCTGCTGGGCGGAACATACCTAGCGCTTTCATATACATTGAGCTTGGCATCCAGGACAAATGAAAGTTTGCTCGCAACCCCAACACATCGTAATTACAAATAATCGGTCATCTCATGCATACAAACAAGATACTTCTTCCCGGCGGCGCAGGCTTAGTTGGACAAAATCTCGTTGCTAGATTGAAAGAAAAAGGCTACACCAACATCGTCGTGCTGGACAAACACAATAAAAATATTGAAGTTTTAAAACAGGTACAGCCTGATATCACTGTTGAATTCGCTGACTTGGCAGAGCCGGGCCAATGGCAGAGACATTTCGTTGATGCCGATGTAGTCGTAATGCTTCAGGCACAAATTGGTGGTAATGACTACCAGGAGTTTGTCCGTAACAATGTCGACTCAACACGTCTTATTCTTGAAGCTATAAAGAAGAACAATGTGCAAAGACTCATACACATTAGCTCTTCCGTTGTAGAGTCTATTGCAGACGACTTTTACACCAAGAGCAAGAAAGATCAAGAACGCATGGTGCTGGACAGCGGCATCCCATGCCCGGTCCTTCGACCGACCCTAATGTTTGGCTGGTTTGACCGCAAACATTTAGGCTGGCTCTCACGCTTCATGAAAAAAGTTCCGATTTTTCCAATTCCTGGACATGGCCGATACATGCGCCAACCGTTATATGCTGGCGACTTCTGCAATGTAATTATCAACTGCATCGAGAATCGCACTCATAATGGAATTTACAACATTTCCGGCCATGAAAAAATCGACTATATTGATATCATTCGTGAAATCAAGAAAGCCACTCGGGTCAGCACCGCTATTGTGAAGATCCCCTATGCCTTATTTTATGCATTGATCTGGACTTGGGGCCTATTTGATAAAAACCCACCCTTTACCACTCAACAACTGGCAGCACTCAGTGCCAAGGATGAGTTTGAGGTAATTGACTGGCCAACTATTTTCAATGTGCCATTCACTCCGTTTTCTAAAGCCGTGGATGAAACATTCAACGATCCTAATTACAGTAAATTTGTTCTGGAGTTTTAACCATGGGCCAGCGTATTGCGGTACTGGGCGCAGGCCCTATGGGGTTGGCAGTTGCTTATCAGTTGGCGCGTGACGGTCACCAGCCGGTCCTGTTCGAAGCTGACGACCGTATAGGCGGCATGACTGCCTCATTCGACTTTTCCGGACTAAGCATTGAGCGCTACTACCACTTCCATTGTATTTCCGACCATGCATTCCTTTCTGTTCTCGCCGAACTGGGCTTGGCTGACAAAATGCGTTGGGTTGAAACGAAGATGGGTTATTGGTACAAGGACCGCCTTCAGCCTTGGGGCAACCCTATAGCATTGTTGAAATTCCGGGGACTTAGCCTGGTAGCCAAGGTGCGTTACGGGCTGCACGCTTTTCTTTGCACCAAGCGTAATGATTGGAAGCCGCTGGACAATGTCGAGGCAACCGGATGGATCAAGCGCTGGGTCGGCCCAGAGGCTTGGGAAGTGCTCTGGCGGCGGCTGTTTGACTACAAATTCTATGAATACAGCAGTAACCTTTCGGCTGCCTGGATTTGGAGCCGCATTCGTCGG is a window from the Pseudomonas gozinkensis genome containing:
- a CDS encoding rhamnan synthesis F family protein codes for the protein MNKLKTKIRNKGRQIKQLALGVAQGLYARAYVKAKGDSLNFDPVFYLNQYPDIKNSGTDPFSHYVFHGRKEGRVGHSPVLGQSGAEFAQLDPARETVIVVSHEASRTGAPILSLNLIMMLKRRYNVIAIVLGGGELTDEFKHSGTVFIDATGMRFNPDHARVLIDKICSQTQIKFAVVNSIESRVMLQGLSANFVPAISLLHEFSAYTRPKTAFLESMFWSTRTVFSSSVIHRSAIQDFPNLANFEADILPQGRCEVTFAKVDEHEVAREETRLRNIFSTLKKGNKRIVLGAGLVQLRKGVDLFIDCAARVLENGEMNDLHFVWVGKGYDPENDVQYSAYLFDQIRRAGLEDHVTFISETSAIQVVYDEASAVLITSRLDPLPNVAIDAISRGLPVLCFAETTGIVDFLDECGLREACVARYLNVSDMARKLTALMTDPASMSTIGETLKSASAHRFAMQTYIDGLESIAIEAIAQAAQEKLDFTTIEQAAVYRSDFIPRYHRTISDFDTLRMHGRSWANNIKERRLFPGFHPAIFAEQSSDYRAGQNPLACYLRAGKPDGPWIDEVLTPSSPVTADVQQGRVALHVHVFYADLFDEVLDCLSINKVRPDLFLSAPNDQVKAELETLKSRYTGNVVAIEVVPNRGRDIGPFLTSFNRRHLRDYDVIGHFHTKKSKDQSNPEVGSVWYDFLLENLLGRAHPMADVIISRLLSDQRVGMVFADDPHIVCWGKNRSYAEELQVRLGLSELPENIVFPVGSMFWARTESLRSLDALELSWDDYPAEPLPYDGSMLHALERLFPLIVQSNGYDIALTNVKSITR
- a CDS encoding glycosyltransferase family 2 protein: MTDSCNIKASVVIPTKNGGSRFRSVLKAVLEQKTNWPFEVIVIDSGSSDQTLAIASANPAVRIINVEPTDFQHGRTRNTAIGQAKGEFIAMITQDAQPVAENWLHSLVEKIESDEQIAGVFGRHIAYDDASLFTREELVQHFSGFQSQPVVQLTDQERYRNDPGYQQFLYFFSDNNALLRRSVWERHPYPEVDFSEDQAWARIIIEAGYKKAYSHDAVVYHSHNYGLWERFQRSFDESMALDELFHYEQPKGLLVPLRSWIGLTLRDLRSVRHNLSKEGLGLILPTIRAPIDNLMRVCGSWLGVRSALMSPTLIAFCSRDKKLKRMKRKS
- a CDS encoding FAD-binding oxidoreductase; translated protein: MTETRYSWGRYPNAPQDAHTCSWRSEVSELLSQVIAGHGSTLPFGNGRSYGDSCLAASDHVVQLRTLDRFIDVDWEHGVVIAESGVTLSEILALSIPKGWFLSVTPGTQFVTLGGAIANDVHGKNHHLRGTFGSHVHSFGLLRQGEGLLSCSLSENSELFAATIGGLGLTGVITWAKIQLMPINSSQIDSTVVRFDNLSEFFKLSANLDHQHEYSVAWVDCLAQGSKTGRGVFIVGDHAPYGSLSVEKPKKLQVPITPPLSLINNLSLHAFNEAYWRVHPKTPSRRWGSYEPFFYPLDRILDWNRIYGRKGFQQYQCVIPDDAAEVAMNELLAAIAASGQGSFLAVLKRCGDAVSPGLLSFPMPGTSLALDFPQKANLTTLFKRMDSIVHQAGGRLYPAKDAHMSGNDFRQAYPAWEQLEALRDPCLISRFWKRVIS
- a CDS encoding NAD-dependent epimerase/dehydratase family protein gives rise to the protein MHTNKILLPGGAGLVGQNLVARLKEKGYTNIVVLDKHNKNIEVLKQVQPDITVEFADLAEPGQWQRHFVDADVVVMLQAQIGGNDYQEFVRNNVDSTRLILEAIKKNNVQRLIHISSSVVESIADDFYTKSKKDQERMVLDSGIPCPVLRPTLMFGWFDRKHLGWLSRFMKKVPIFPIPGHGRYMRQPLYAGDFCNVIINCIENRTHNGIYNISGHEKIDYIDIIREIKKATRVSTAIVKIPYALFYALIWTWGLFDKNPPFTTQQLAALSAKDEFEVIDWPTIFNVPFTPFSKAVDETFNDPNYSKFVLEF
- a CDS encoding glycosyltransferase; translation: MNAHLLAAQVKKALHHIRQEGLSSFLNILSRRFRSSRSLFTKPDVMHAYRFLKFAPEVQYPDNALSNGERTINWYIPPIGKGSGGHLNLFRFMQHLGNLGFTNRVVIVEDDGERSSVKVKSTIKSWFNIDNVEVYFVDGVVPSAAASIATSWQTAYAVKNLVALTHKCYFVQDYEPWFYPAGSEYALAEQTYRFGFHGFTAGSWLSTLLSREFDMSTTALGFSFDRALYKPHPKDNTIHKRVFFYVRPPTARRAFDLGVLVLAELARRIPDITVVMAGWDVHHYTFPFACDHAGLKNPEQLAELYSSCDAALVLSLSNLSLLPLEIMACGVPVVSNRAECTEWLLDDKIAMLAEPTVDALSCALEKVLSFPALAQQLKENAFAFTASASWSAEGDKMAQRLHEIFSSPPPTFEPASETQASSFTENSSYRSENFDSIPGDKSRRRT
- a CDS encoding UbiA family prenyltransferase: MPSTQGRTPLTVHTPPSSLPLVVDLDGTLLRSDLLLETGMAFVRHQPMSLLKPFSWLLKGKAALKEGLANATHLDVTTLPYDPELIALIEAERKQGRSVVLATASHHSLAERIADHLKLFDRVLASDSDVNLSSHKKRDILVKLYGEKGFDYIGNSLDDISVWKSAREAYVVNPESGVERRAFAQGNVKQVIKSNPSGLDQWMKALRLHQWMKNALIFVPLLAAHQITNPLLVWQGILAFLLFGLCASSVYLLNDLLDLADDRHHISKRNRPFAAGHLSIRSGLIVFPGLLVAAFAGALLLLPGEFAGVLAAYYVLTLAYSLSLKRHMAIDVISLALLYTLRIIAGAAATSLELTFWILAFSMFIFLSLALVKRYAELRDARKKGHTEKTRGRGYYPDDLEMISSLGASSGYLAVMVLALYIHDQATNELYSHPQVIWLACPLLLFWITRIWMLTHRGQMHDDPVVFAARDRISLVVGALFALVFWVAA
- a CDS encoding SDR family oxidoreductase — protein: MKKVLIVGATSSIASACARLWAQQGSEFFLVARNAEKLEQTRADLIAQGANAVTVYTMDAVDYSAHPAMLESCLTALHQIDIALIAHGTLPDQKVCENDVKIALTELANNGISVIALLTLLANHFEKQHCGTLAVISSVAGDRGRPSNYLYGTAKAAVSTFCEGLRARMFKVGVHVIDIKPGFVDTPMTKGLPLPGPLVSKPEQVALRIVKGIERKVDILYTPGFWALIMLIIKNVPGFVFKRANL
- a CDS encoding NAD-dependent epimerase/dehydratase family protein, whose translation is MKILIFGGGGFIGSAIADRLLADGHSLRIFERPRVEAYRKFETTESVEWVTGDLMSKHDVTEAIDGMDAVLHLVSTTLPKTSNDDPIYDVQSNLVATLQMLEAMVAKGVSRIVFISSGGTVYGAPNYLPVDEKHPTDPQVSYGITKLAIEKYLLMYQHLHGIKATVLRVTNPYGERQRVETAQGAVGVFLSRALKNESIQVWGDGSVTRDYIYVSDVAEAFALALKYEGPHSVFNISSGKGVSINELIERIETVLGGAIDKLYLAGRSYDVPINVLDNTLAAQELNWTPKVDLEEGLNLTSAWMKRTLGK